GCTGAGGGTTTGAGGTAATCTCCTGTGAAGGATAAGGAAAACGCTGTGGGATGTATGGCCTGAATGCATTCTGAACCACATTCAATGCAGGATATCCCGTTCTGCGCCAGTCATTATAAGCTTCCAGTGATAAAAAACTGGCCACGAATTTTTCCTTGATCAGGCTCCTCAGCGGATTTACCGGATCCAGAACCGAATGAATTGCAGTATAGGCATCTCTGTCTGCTGCATCCACTCCTAAGAGATTCATATGTGCTTCGATGGCGCTTTTCAGAACCGGCTGGGCAGCCAGTGCGCCTGATTTAATCAATGTTGCTTCAGCTTTAATAAAAAGCGCTTCCGCATAAGTGGCCAGATAGACCGGAGCTGATTTACCTGTTTCTTCATCCGCCTCTGTATAGCCTCCTACCCTCGGTGATACACTGGCATAAATGGTAGGATCTGTGGTTGGAACCGTTCCGCTTTCTCGGCCCTCATAATCTCCTCCAGATCCCGGAGAAGCCAGAAATGGCAGCCTGGGGTCGTTGCTCGCTTTAAGCATATTCACAAAAGTTTTGGAAAGGACTACCCCACCGGCTCCAGGCAAAGTGCCCTGATACCATGGGTTCTCTCCTTTTGCTTCGCCTGAATATTTGACTTTAGCATTATCGGCATTTGCAGAAAATCCATTTTGCAAAGCGGCAAGCGCCAGATCAGCCTGAGTGGCAGCAGAGTAACCGGCAGCTTTGCTGAGGCGAAGGTAATACCTTGCTTTAAGCGTATAAGCCAGCTTTTTCCAGGAAGCAAAAGTTCCTCCATAGATCAAATCATCACTTCCTACGCGAATTCCTGCAGGCGCAGTATTCAGGATCACAATCGCCTGATCAAGCAGACTTTGGATTAATTTGTAAATATCTTCCTGCGAATCATATTTTGGCTTTAGATTGCCTAATGCCTGAAAAGCTTCAGAATATGGAATATCCCCCCAAAGATCAGTACAAACAGCTAAATTATAGGCCAGTAAAACTCTTCCGATTCCTGCATAACCGTTGTTGCCCGCTTTTTCGGCTTTATCAATCATAATCCTGGCATTAATAAAAACTGCGGGATACAAATCAAAGCTCCAGGTATTGTTTACATCACTCGGTGTGATCCGGTAAGAATCAATCTCCGGAGCCGGCTGATTAATTGCCAGTTGTTGTGTCCAGTATGCCGAAACGCTGCCGGGAAATCCTCCAATAATATTGGTGGTGGTATAAAGTTCCAATGGTGTCAGAATCAAAGCTTCCTGTACGTCCAGTGGATTATTGGGATCCTTATTGATATCTAAAAATTTCTTACATCCTGATGCGGATACCAATAATAAAAATGCGATGAATATATAATATGTCTTTTTCATGATGTTCGATTTAGAAAGTAACTTTTACAGCAAAATTATAGCTTCGGTTAGATGGGGTGACGAAATTGGTAAAGCCGCCACCATTCCCCGTACCATACAAACTTACTTCAGGATCAGAACCGGTATAATGCGGTGTATAGAACCATAAGTTTCGTCCGGTAGCAGAAACACTCAAACCCTTAATCGGAGTTTTCTTTAATAAGGAAGCCGGGAAATTATAAGATAAACTCACTTGTCTTAACTTCACGTAAGTCCCATCTTCCACTCCGTTTTCATCCACCTGAGAATAATTATTTTGATAATAGGCCTGATCTATCGCCGCTACTTTTGTATTTGGCTGTCCATCTTCAGTTACCCCGTCGAATACCTTACTACCGGTCCTGTCTTCGGTTAACTTAGTGACCCCATAGAAATTAAGATAGAAATTATCCAGATTATATACATCTCCACCTTTTTTCATATCCAGTACTGCAGAAAGGCTAATGCCTTTATAGGTAAAGGTGGTTGTTAAGCCAGCATTCCATTTAGGCACCGTATTTCCGATCGGGCCCAGCGCCTCATCAATAATGGGATATCCATCGGCATCGATAACCAGCTTTCCAGCATCATTACGACGGTATTTTGAACCGTAGATTACGGCGTATGGCTGATCCTTATAGGCAAAAACCCCGGGGCTTACAAAACCCGCAAACTGAATATTATCCAGATTCTGACCAATCTCCGTCACCTTATTATTGATTTTAGCGAAGTTAAGTCCGATTACCCAGGTGATATCTTCTGTTTTAACCGGCGTGCCACTAAGTATTAATTCAATCCCCCTATTGTACATACTCGCCGCATTAATAACCGCAGAGTTGGCTCCACTTGATGGTGTGATGGGTGTAGTACTGATCAGATCGATACTATTCTTATTAAAGTAAGTTGCTTCAACGTTAAACCTGTTCTTAAACATTTTTAGCTCCAATCCGGCCTCGAACTCTTTTAACCCTTCGTTTTTCAGATTAGGATCACCTTGTACGTTACTCAATAGGAATCCGTTAACTCCACCGTAGGGAAACTCAATATTACCAATTGTGGGTTGTATATAAGGTCTGCCTATGCTGTAAGGCGGAACATTATCATTTCCTACATAAGAGTAAGAAAGGCGTATTTTACCAAAATTCAGGATAGAATTGCTGCTTAAGCCAAGAGGTTCTGTGAATATAAAACCCACAGAGGCAGAACCGTAAGGATAGAACTGTTTATCCTTACTGAGAACCGAAGTACCATCGTATCGGCCGGTTAGTGAAAGTGAGAGCATTCGCTTATACTCCCCTGTCATCTGTGCGTAAACCCCAACTTTTCTATAATTCTGTTCCGTTATCCTGGAGATGACTGTTGAGGCATTGGCAATGTTATAATAGTTCTTTACAGACAGACCAATCCCCTTATCAAATACTGATTTTTGATCAGAAGAAAGGATGTTATTCCCCAATAGTATGCTTCCAAAAAAATCATCTCCGAAATTTTTCTTTGCTTCGATAATTAAATCATGATTGTACTGTCTGAAATTGATCTCCCGGTTGTACATTTTACCGTTTGCAGATTCTCCTCCAACAATACCCTGAGCTTCATGATAGGTAGTTGCATCATTAAAGATATCTGCGCCAATCCTTTCGGTAATGCTGAGCCAGGGAAGCGGGTTATAATTTATCGTAAATACAGGCAGGAACCTGTTTACAACAGATCTGAATTTCACATTGTCTACCAGCCAATAAGGATTATTTCTTGCCGCGCGGTACAGACGCTGACTTCCGTCCGGATTTGTAGTAGGAAAAGGATCCCATGAAATCGGCGCAGAATATACCGTCCAGAAAGGACTCGCCAGGCTATTTCCTTCCGGCAAACGATCATTAACAGTATTCACGTAATTCAGCTGCCCGATAACCGACACCTTACTGGTCAGTTCATGAGTAAATTTTGTAAAGAAAGCATGACGGCCAAAATTTGTAGCTGGCATCGTACCTTTTGTATTCAGAAGCGAATAAGAAACCAGGTAACTGGACTTATCCGTTGAACCATTGACAGCAAGCGTGTTGTCTGTCGTGAAACCTTGCCTGAAGAACTCCTCTCTCGGATCGTGTTTTGTAACCGGTTTTCCATTCACCATTAACCCGTCAATCAGAGGGCCCCATGATCCGGAGCTTAGCTGCCCGTTATTTCCATCTACATATGTTCCATTCGTACCTTGTGCATATTTATCCTGGAACTCCGGAAATATAGGATTATCAAGCGTAATGCCAGAAGAAAGAGCTATAGAGGTTTTCCCTTTCCCTGTTTTTGTGGTGATAATGACTACCCCCCTTGCAGCAGCGGAACCATAAAGGGCGCTCGCGGCCGCACCTTTCAAAAGAGAAACATTCTCCACGATATTGGGGTCAATGTCGATTGCTCGGTTTGCCGTTCCACCCGCACTGAGCGCTCCGTCGGGATTTCCGGCTTCAGAGTTGTTAATTGGTACTCCATCTACCACGATTAAGGCTCCGTTTTCTCCGGTAAGTGAGGTATTACCCCTGATTACAATTTTAGAAGAACTACCCGCAGCTCCACTTGAATTGGTGATCTGTACTCCTGCAACTTTACCAGCCAGGGCGTTTATCAGGTTGTTCTCTTTAGCCGCAACCAAAGCATTCCCATTCACTTCCTGCGTGGAATAGGTTAACGTTCGTTTCTCCCGCTTAATACCAAGCGCAGTAACAACAATTTCATTTAAATTTGTTTCATCATCTATTAAAGAAACATCTACCTGGTCATTGCTTCCAATTGCTTTCGTTTGGGTTTTAAAACCCAGGTAGGAGAACTCTAAACTCAGGTTAGTACCACTCACCTGAATAGAGTACCTTCCGTTTGCCCCTGTTTGGGTGCCTACTTTTTGTCCTTTCAGCCTTACGGATACTCCTGGGAGAGGTTGTTTATCGCCGGCGGCGATTACGGTACCGGTAATGGTCCGTGTTTGTGCCCAAACTGTTATCGTAAACAACAAGAGCATCATTAATGATAGTAATGGTTTTTTCATAGGTCAGTTAAATTAGATACTTACCTTAATTTAAGCTTTTAAGCACTTTAAAAGACCAATACTGTCTCATTTCCGTTACACAAAAACACAAACATCAATAAATCAACAATTTACACCATAAAACCTCCATAAACTTGGCCTTTTTTGGATAAAAATGAGGATTCAATTAAAGAATTGGCAATATAAAATTTGGTGGTTCAGGCAAAAAAATTATCCTGTTTATATTTCTATGATTATTTTTTCTTTTGATTTCTTTTATTGAAATTTTATGGAAAGTCGGGCGCAACCGTTTACTTATTAAATATTGTAAAACAAACATAATACCACTAAAAAAGCCAGTATTTCTATTTTATTCCATACAATATATCGAAAATTAACTTTCCTTAGATTAACTACCAAAAAGTAAAATACAGGATCATCATTTGCAAATATTTCTGTTTAATCTGCTTCGCATTTAACAATTTTGATAGTCAAAACAAGCCATAACATAAAAAACCCGGCAGGCTGAATGCCTCCGGGTTTTCTTATTGAAAACAGATTGAATCTGTTTATTTATGCATAAGGTATGCCATCTTTCGATGCCAGGCTGCTATGTCCCATCAGGTATTCATCTACCTTACGGGCCGCTTCACGACCTTCAGATATCGCCCATACCACTAACGATTGTCCGCGGCGCATATCTCCGGCAGCAAAAATTTTAGCGATATTGGTCTGATATTTACCTTCTTCAGCTTTTACATTTCCTCTGTTATCCAGCTCAACACCTAACTTCTCAATCAGACCTTCTTTCTGAGGGTGCAGGAAGCCCATTGCCAATAATACCAGCTGACAAGGCAGATCGCGTTCTGTTCCGGCTTTCTCTTTAAAGTTCAAGGGTCTTCCGGCAGGATCAATTTCCCATTCTACATCCACTACTTTTAACGCTTTCAGGTTTCCATTTTCATCTTTAATGAATTCCTTGGTATTTACTCCCCAGGCCCGCTCACAACCCTCTTCATGTGAAGAGGTTACTTTTAAGAGCATTGGAAAAGTTGGCCATGGCATATTCGGTGTACGATGCTGGGACGGCATCGGCATAATTTCGAACTGCATCACAGATTTAGCCCCCTGACGGTTAGAAGTACCGATACAATCTGAACCAGTATCTCCACCACCGATTACGATCACATCTTTACCTGTAGCAAGAATTGCATCTCCATCTACATTTATACTTCTGACACGTTTATTTTGCTGTTTCAGGAAGTCCATTGCAAAATGAACACCTTTAGCCTCACGGCCTGCAATTCCCAGGTCTCTTGGAATAGTCGAACCTCCGGCCAATACGATAGACTGGTATTCTCTGAGTAAAGTATTCAACTCTACGTTTACTCCAACATTGGCATTACATTTAAAAACAATCCCTTCTTTTTCCATCAGGGCTATCCTTCTGCTCACCACGTCCTTCTGAAGTTTAAAATCAGGAATCCCATAGTTCAATAAACCTCCAGGTGTATCATCACGTTCATAAACCACTACTTCGTGCCCGGCTTTATTCAGTTGTGCTGCAGCTGCCAGACCTGCCGGTCCGGATCCGATTACTGCCACCTTTTTGCCCGTACGGATTAAAGGCTGTTCTGCTTTGATGTACCCTTTATTAAAGGCAATCTCTATAATATGTTTTTCTATTTCTTCGATAGATACAGGCGATTTGTTGATCCCAAGTACACATGCTGATTCACATGGCGCAGGGCAAATCCTTCCGGTAAATTCAGGAAAATTATTGGTACTCAACAAGATGGTTGATGCCAGCTGCCAGTCTCCTTTATATACGGCATCGTTAAATTCCGGAATCACATTTCCCAGCGGGCAGCCCGACTGACAAAAAGGAACACCACAATCCATGCACCTTGCTGCTTCACGGTTTACCTGTTCTATTTCATAATTCTGTACGAATTCATTATAATGCTTTAAACGTTCTTTAGCATCTTCTTTTACAGGAGCAGTTCTTTCATACTCTAAAAATCCGGTTACTTTTCCCATAGTTAAGCTATATTTAGTTTAGTGGTTCTAGTCATTTTGTGTTTCAATTTTCTCTGGTTCATGCGATTAAACGTTCACTTTTGCCCTATTCATCAATACTGCTTTGTACTCTTTAGGGAATACCTTAATGAAGTGAGCAGACTGAGTAGTCCAATCGCTTAAAATAAATTTCGCAATGCTACTATCTGTAAGCTGAATATGTTTCTTCAGCAAGATGTTAATGCGCAATTCATCCTGTTCATCCAGCGGATCAAGATCCACCATTTCCTTATTACATTTACCAGCAAATTCACCTTTAACGTCATAGATCCAGGCTACACCACCGCTCATTCCGGCAGCAAAATTACTTCCTGTATCTCCGATTACCAGAACTTCACCACCAGTCATGTATTCACAACCATGGTCGCCCAGACCTTCTACTACTGCGGTAGCACCGGAGTTCCTTACGGCAAAGCGTTCACCCGCCTGTCCTCTTACATACAGCTCACCTGAGGTTGCGCCATACAAAGCCACATTACCAATGATGATATTTTGTTCCGGCACATAGCTGATCGTGCTGAATGGATAGATCGACAACCGTGCTCCCGATAGTCCTTTTCCAACGTAATCATTGGCTTCACCTTCCAGTTGCAAAGAGATCCCTTTAGCAGCAAAAGCACCAAAGCTTTGTCCTGCAGAACCCTTGAACTTGAAATTGATCGTATCCGCAGGTAATCCCTGACTTTTATAAATTTTAGAGACTTCGTTAGACAACATCGTACCCAATGCACGGTTGGTATTCTTTACTTCAAACTCTCTGTATATTGGTTCTTTATTTAACAAAGCAGGTTCAGCTGCTTTAATTAAAGCATGGTCCAGAATATCTGTTAAGCCGTGATCCTGTTCTTCGGTCTGGTACAGGCTCAGTCCATTGTCCGGAGCTTTGTACAGGATTGCAGATAGATCAAGATCTTTTAACTTCCAGTCTGTCGGATCAATCTGACGTAAGCTCAGTGCATCTGCCTGACCCACCATTTCTTCTACCGTTCTGAAGCCCAGTTCCGCCATTGTTTCTCTCAGTTCCTGAGCCAGGAACATAAACAGGTTTACCACATGATCAGCTTCTCCTGTAAATAATTTTCTAAGGTTAGGATCCTGGGTTGCTACCCCTACAGGGCAGGTATTCAGGTGGCATTTCCTCATCATGATACAACCAGAAGTCACCAGTGCGGCAGTAGCTACCCCCCATTCTTCAGCACCTAAAAGTGTAGCGATGGCAATATCTTTACCTGTTTTCAGCTGTCCGTCTGTCTGAAGGACTACCCTGCTGCGCAAACGGTTTTTCACCAATGTCTGATGTGCTTCTGCAAGACCAAGCTCCCATGGTAAACCGGCATGCTGAATAGAAGTCAACGGTGAAGCACCTGTTCCTCCATCAAATCCGGAAACCAGGATCACATCAGCATGTGCTTTTGCTACCCCTGCAGCAATTGTACCTACTCCTGCTTTAGAAACCAGCTTCACATTGATTCTGGCTTTATGATTGGCATTTTTCAGGTCAAAGATCAGCTGCGCCAAATCTTCAATTGAATAAATATCATGGTGTGGAGGTGGAGAAATCAAACCTACGCCAGGTGTAGCGTGACGAACCTTTGCAATCCAGTCGTCCACTTTATCACCAGGTAGCTGTCCGCCTTCACCAGGTTTTGCACCCTGTGCCATTTTAATCTGTAACTCATCTGCATTACTCAGGTAATAACTCGTTACTCCGAAACGAGCGGAAGCAATCTGTTTGATCGCTGAGCGCATAGAATCACCGTTAGGCAATGTTTCATAACGCAATTCGTCTTCACCGCCTTCTCCGGTGTTGCTTTTTCCACCGATCCTGTTCATGGCAATAGCCAGTGTAGAATGCGCTTCATGTGAAATTGAACCGAATGACATTGCTCCTGTCGCAAAACGCTTCAGTATATTTTCAATTGGCTCCACTTCCTCCAAAGGCACCGCCGGGCGTTTGTAATTGAACTCAAACAAACCGCGAATGGTATAAGCCTGATGCGTTTGTTCATTTACCAGCTTAGAATATTGTTTATAAACGTTATAATCGTTCTTTCTGGTTGCATTCTGTAATAAATGGATCGTCTGCGGATTGAACAAATGCTGCTCTCCTTTACGTTTCCACTTATAGTTACCACCAGTAGGCAGGATAGTATCCGGACGGGTTGCAGAACCGAAAATACGGTTGTGTTTGATCAATGCTTCCTTAGCAATTTCGTCCAGGCCTAAACCACCGATTCTCGAAACAGCACCGGTAAAATAGTTATCGACCACCTGTTTATTGATTCCCAGAATCTCAAAGATCTGTGCACCGTGATAAGACTGTAAAGTAGAAATTCCCATTTTCGAGAAGATCTTCAATAATCCGTTATTTACGGCATAAATATAATTCTGAATCAGTTTGGCTGGTTTCACCTCCAGCTCAGCTTCGAAACCTGTAATGGTTTCTTCTGCTAAGTAAGGATTTACTGCTGTTGCACCAAAACCGATTAAACAAGCAAAATGGTGTACTTCCCAAACATCTCCGGCTTCTACGACCAAACCTACATCCCCTCTGTAACCTTTACGGATCAGGTGATGGTGAACGGTAGAAACAGCCAATAAAGATGGAATCGCAGCATGTTCAGAATCTAAAGCACGGTCAGACAGGATGATCACCTGGAAACCGTCTTCTACTGCATCTACCGCATAGCGACAAAGTCTGTCCAGGGCTTTTGCCATTGCTCCCGGTTTTCCGTTTGCCCTGAAATAGGTTTGTAATGTTTTAGATTGAAAAACACCTGTATCGATACTTCTGAGTTTCTCCAGCTCCAGATTTGTTAAAATCGGGTGTTTGATCCCCACACAATGACATTGCATTGCTTTTTCTTCCAGGATATTCCCGTTATTTCCCATGAAGCCGGCAAGACTCATCACCACCTTTTCCCTGATCGGGTCAATTGGCGGATTCGTTACCTGTGCAAACAGCTGTTTGAAATAAGAAGAAAGGTGTTGAGGTTTCTGAGACAATACCGCCAATGGAATATCAGTTCCCATAGAACCGATTGGCTCTTTGGCATCTCTGGCCATTGGTTTAAGGATCAGGTCAATGTCCTCACGGCTATAACCAAACACCTGCTGGTATTTAAAGATAGATTCCTGAGAAAGGCCACTGAACACCACTCTTGGGTCAGAAAGTTCTTCCAGGCGGATCTGGTATTGGTTTAACCAATCTGCATACGGCCTGCGGCCACATACCTGTTGCTTGATCTCCGTATCACTGATGATCCTGCCCTGCTCCATGTCTACTACAAACATTTTCCCAGGGGTTAACCTTCCTTTTTCGATGATTTTACTTTGATCCAAAGCCAATGCGCCTGCTTCTGAGGCCATGATCACATGGTCATCTTCAGTGATGGCGTATCTTTGCGGACGAAGACCATTTCTATCCAGGGTGGCACCAATCAGATTACCATCTGTAAAGGATACTGCTGCAGGTCCGTCCCATGGCTCCATTAAGGTAGCATGGAATTTATAGAATGCTTGTTTAAGCTCATCCATATCGTCGTTACCATCCCATGCCTCAGGAATCAACATCATGAGTACATGTGGCAGCGAACGGCCTGCATGAAGCAATAGTTCTACTATATTATCTAAACATCCTGAATCGGAATTGGATTCATCAATTACAGGAAGTAAAATATTCAATTCTTCCGGAGTAAAGTAAGAAGAAGCCAATGACTTCACACTTGCTCTAAACCAGTTCAGGTTTCCCTGTAAGGTGTTAATCTCTCCATTATGAGCGATATAACGGAAGGGCTGTGCCAGCTTCCAGGAAGGAAAAGTGTTGGTTGCAAAACGGCTATGGATCAGGCCAAACGCAGAAACTACGCGTTTATCACTTAGCTCTGTAAAGTAACTTCTCACCTGCAGCGAGGTCAGCTGTCCTTTATATACTATAGTACGTGAAGAGAATGAGGCAATATAAAACTCGCCATTGATTCCCTTTACCGTATTATTTATGGTTTTTGAGAGGTAATTTTTAAATACATAAAGTTTACGTTCAAAGTCTGCCCCTGCTGTGATTGCATAAGGACGTCCAATGAACACCTGCTCCATTTCAGGTTCTACCGACAATGCCATGTCGCCGATACCTTCGGTGTTGGTCTGCACTTTTCTGAAGCCTAATACTTCCAGGCCCAGTTTCTCTGCCGCACGGTAAATAATTTCTCTGCACTCTTCTCTTGCCTTCACATCTTTGGGTAAGAATAACATGCCTACCCCATAGTCTCCGGACTCGTTCAGACTGAACCCAATCTTAAGACATTCGTCGTACAGAAACTCGTGAGGGATCTGTATCATAATACCTGCGCCATCTCCGGTATTAATTTCTGCTCCGCAAGCTCCGCGGTGATCAAGATTCTCAAGAATGGTAATGGCGTCGGAAATAATTTGTTGCGACTTTCTGCCCTTGATATGGGCAACGAAACCAATGCCACATGCGTCGTGCTCAAAACGCTGGTCGTATAACCCTTGCTGATCTTGTGTTTGTTCCATAAGTTTAATTTAGTATTGTGGTTGGGTATAGTGTGATTCGGACACTAAGTTACGAAAAAAAATCAAGGAATTATAATATTGTTATATTTTTTAGGAGATATACATCACATTTCAATTATAATGCCTGTATTTTGCGATATCAGTAATTTACATCGATTTAAATTACAATATTAACAACGGTTATTATTCATGCATAACATTTCTCCCATTCTAAACTAAAGGATCAGATCCGAAGATTTTTCCTTTTTTATGCTGAAAGGGGAGAAAATGTAAAAAAAGATTAAAAATAATTCAGCATTCAATGGGTTTAATCTCAATCAATTACCTCAAATGGCGTAAAAAAACTGAAATAAAAGCGATATTTACTTTTGTAGATTCAGTTCTTTTCCTACTTTTGTGACGGGCAAGTCTTTTACGATCAGCTCCCTTTGAACTCCCCCAGGGCGGGAACGAAGCAAGGGTAGAAGGTTGTAGCGGTGCGATAAAAGGTGCTTGCCCATTTTTACTTTTTTTAGATAGACCATGCTTTTAATGCATAATCTTCTTTCTAACAACCACAGCGAGTTAAATAAAACTATATATTTTCTTAAACTGAATTTTTATGAAATTTTTCATAGACACAGCTAATCTGGATCAAATCAGAGAAGCTCAAGACCTTGGCGTTTTAGACGGCGTAACCACCAACCCTAGCCTTATGGCTAAAGAAGGTATCACCGGTGACCAGAATGTGCTGAACCACTACAAAGCAATCTGCGAAATTGTTGATGCAAATGTGAGTGCAGAGGTAATTTCAACTGATTTTGATTCCATGATTAAGGAAGGTGAAGCTTTAGCTAAACTGGACCCGAAAATTGTAGTTAAAATCCCGATGATCAAAGATGGTGTTAAAGCAATCAAATACCTTTCTTCAAAAGGAATCAGGACCAACTGTACACTGATCTTCTCTGCCGGACAAGCTTTATTAGCTGCCAAGGCAGGTGCTACTTATGTGTCTCCTTTCTTAGGTCGTTTGGATGACATCTCTACAGATGGTTTTCAATTGATCGAAGACATCAGATTGATTTTTGACAACTATCAGTACGAAACTCAGATTCTTGCAGCTTCAGTAAGAGGCCCGATGCACATCATCAACTGCGCTAAATTAGGTGCGGATGTAATGACCGGACCACTTTCTGCAATTCTTGCTTTATTAAAACACCCATTAACCGATAGCGGTCTTGCTCAGTTCTTAGCTGATCATGATAAAGCTGCCGGTAAATAAGCGATATACTGATCAAAAAAAAGTCCTGTTGATTAATTCGACAGGACTTTTTTTATGTTTTCATAACTGATCTGTTCATCCGGTTCGATGAGAATCCCCTTCACTCCTGCCCCATTTGCCGCCTCTACATCTCTTGGTTTATCTCCAATCATGACCGACAAGGCCGGATCTATATTG
This region of Pedobacter steynii genomic DNA includes:
- the fsa gene encoding fructose-6-phosphate aldolase; amino-acid sequence: MKFFIDTANLDQIREAQDLGVLDGVTTNPSLMAKEGITGDQNVLNHYKAICEIVDANVSAEVISTDFDSMIKEGEALAKLDPKIVVKIPMIKDGVKAIKYLSSKGIRTNCTLIFSAGQALLAAKAGATYVSPFLGRLDDISTDGFQLIEDIRLIFDNYQYETQILAASVRGPMHIINCAKLGADVMTGPLSAILALLKHPLTDSGLAQFLADHDKAAGK
- the gltB gene encoding glutamate synthase large subunit → MEQTQDQQGLYDQRFEHDACGIGFVAHIKGRKSQQIISDAITILENLDHRGACGAEINTGDGAGIMIQIPHEFLYDECLKIGFSLNESGDYGVGMLFLPKDVKAREECREIIYRAAEKLGLEVLGFRKVQTNTEGIGDMALSVEPEMEQVFIGRPYAITAGADFERKLYVFKNYLSKTINNTVKGINGEFYIASFSSRTIVYKGQLTSLQVRSYFTELSDKRVVSAFGLIHSRFATNTFPSWKLAQPFRYIAHNGEINTLQGNLNWFRASVKSLASSYFTPEELNILLPVIDESNSDSGCLDNIVELLLHAGRSLPHVLMMLIPEAWDGNDDMDELKQAFYKFHATLMEPWDGPAAVSFTDGNLIGATLDRNGLRPQRYAITEDDHVIMASEAGALALDQSKIIEKGRLTPGKMFVVDMEQGRIISDTEIKQQVCGRRPYADWLNQYQIRLEELSDPRVVFSGLSQESIFKYQQVFGYSREDIDLILKPMARDAKEPIGSMGTDIPLAVLSQKPQHLSSYFKQLFAQVTNPPIDPIREKVVMSLAGFMGNNGNILEEKAMQCHCVGIKHPILTNLELEKLRSIDTGVFQSKTLQTYFRANGKPGAMAKALDRLCRYAVDAVEDGFQVIILSDRALDSEHAAIPSLLAVSTVHHHLIRKGYRGDVGLVVEAGDVWEVHHFACLIGFGATAVNPYLAEETITGFEAELEVKPAKLIQNYIYAVNNGLLKIFSKMGISTLQSYHGAQIFEILGINKQVVDNYFTGAVSRIGGLGLDEIAKEALIKHNRIFGSATRPDTILPTGGNYKWKRKGEQHLFNPQTIHLLQNATRKNDYNVYKQYSKLVNEQTHQAYTIRGLFEFNYKRPAVPLEEVEPIENILKRFATGAMSFGSISHEAHSTLAIAMNRIGGKSNTGEGGEDELRYETLPNGDSMRSAIKQIASARFGVTSYYLSNADELQIKMAQGAKPGEGGQLPGDKVDDWIAKVRHATPGVGLISPPPHHDIYSIEDLAQLIFDLKNANHKARINVKLVSKAGVGTIAAGVAKAHADVILVSGFDGGTGASPLTSIQHAGLPWELGLAEAHQTLVKNRLRSRVVLQTDGQLKTGKDIAIATLLGAEEWGVATAALVTSGCIMMRKCHLNTCPVGVATQDPNLRKLFTGEADHVVNLFMFLAQELRETMAELGFRTVEEMVGQADALSLRQIDPTDWKLKDLDLSAILYKAPDNGLSLYQTEEQDHGLTDILDHALIKAAEPALLNKEPIYREFEVKNTNRALGTMLSNEVSKIYKSQGLPADTINFKFKGSAGQSFGAFAAKGISLQLEGEANDYVGKGLSGARLSIYPFSTISYVPEQNIIIGNVALYGATSGELYVRGQAGERFAVRNSGATAVVEGLGDHGCEYMTGGEVLVIGDTGSNFAAGMSGGVAWIYDVKGEFAGKCNKEMVDLDPLDEQDELRINILLKKHIQLTDSSIAKFILSDWTTQSAHFIKVFPKEYKAVLMNRAKVNV